A window of the Hordeum vulgare subsp. vulgare chromosome 5H, MorexV3_pseudomolecules_assembly, whole genome shotgun sequence genome harbors these coding sequences:
- the LOC123399387 gene encoding NAD(P)H-quinone oxidoreductase subunit S, chloroplastic-like — MAPAPTTPSFLRPPPLHPHRIRLPAPPSSASFRLSEILGGRGLCNGEVGIRKELLSPTPPSHPPSTPSGDSSSGSAESDPPAVDPDAFEKEMMGLTGGFPGDEVGLKDFVAKNPPPPKRAQTDGKASSAVVSAGRPRPPELPLFLPTPLLAHLLLS, encoded by the coding sequence ATGGCGCCCGCCCCCACCACCCCCTCCTTCCTTCGGCCCCCGCCGCTGCATCCCCACCGCATCCGCCTGCCCGCCCCTCCTTCCTCCGCGTCCTTCCGCCTCTCCGAAATCCTCGGTGGCCGCGGCCTCTGCAACGGCGAGGTCGGCATCCGCAAGGAGCTCCTTTCGCCCACCCCGCCCTCACATCCTCCGTCGACGCCCTCGGGAGACTCCTCGTCAGGAAGCGCCGAGTCGGACCCGCCGGCGGTGGACCCGGACGCATTCGAGAAGGAGATGATGGGCCTCACGGGCGGCTTCCCCGGCGACGAGGTCGGGCTCAAGGACTTCGTCGCCAAGAACCCGCCTCCTCCCAAGAGAGCCCAGACGGACGGGAAAGCGTCCTCCGCCGTGGTTTCGGCGGGGCGTCCTAGGCCGCCGGAGCTGCCGTTGTTCCTCCCGACTCCATTACTTGCGCACCTGCTGCTATCCTGA